The proteins below come from a single Desulfomicrobium escambiense DSM 10707 genomic window:
- a CDS encoding sigma-54-dependent transcriptional regulator, giving the protein MNYSLLIIDDEESIRDSLSMTLGRRYDVSTRATGKEALADLAGLNPDLVLLDIGLPDLSGLDVLDGIRRLAPHAAVVMITAFEDLDTVISAMKRGAFDYLVKPLRMDALKLCLERAGSSIRLGKEIRELQDKALREQIPFFVAESEALTDVVQTVAKVAVSPDTPVLIEGATGTGKELVASSIHHRSPNFRGPLVTVNCAAMPGELIESELFGYAPGAFSGAGKKGKAGLVEEAAGGTLFLDEIGELPPSAQAKLLRFLQHGEFYPLGSTAKRTVRTRVLAATNRDLEDMVARGTFRQDLFYRLAVVRIRVPSLASRREDILPLAKLFLHQYGEKFGKKFTALTDSARQALLHHDWTGNVRELRNIMERAALMACGPELDAADLGLRDGCAPDEEATGMTPLTGAGVDLPALLQRLERDYYEQALGLADGNESQAARLLNVSRDTFRYRRGKLGL; this is encoded by the coding sequence ATGAACTATTCCCTGCTCATCATCGACGACGAGGAGTCCATCCGCGACAGCCTGTCCATGACCCTCGGCCGCCGGTACGACGTCTCCACCCGGGCCACGGGCAAGGAGGCCCTGGCCGACCTGGCGGGCCTGAACCCGGACCTGGTACTCCTCGACATCGGCCTGCCGGACTTGAGCGGCCTGGACGTTCTGGACGGCATCCGCAGGCTGGCGCCCCACGCGGCCGTGGTCATGATCACGGCCTTCGAGGACCTGGACACGGTCATCTCGGCCATGAAGCGCGGCGCCTTCGACTATCTGGTCAAACCCCTGCGCATGGACGCCCTCAAGCTCTGCCTGGAGCGCGCCGGCAGCTCCATCCGCCTGGGCAAGGAGATCCGGGAGCTGCAGGACAAGGCCCTGCGCGAGCAGATCCCCTTCTTCGTGGCCGAGAGCGAGGCCCTGACGGACGTGGTGCAAACCGTGGCCAAGGTTGCGGTCAGCCCCGACACGCCGGTCCTCATCGAAGGCGCCACGGGCACGGGCAAGGAGCTCGTGGCCAGCTCCATCCACCACCGCAGCCCCAATTTCCGCGGCCCCCTGGTCACGGTCAACTGCGCGGCCATGCCGGGGGAGCTCATCGAGAGCGAACTGTTCGGGTACGCGCCGGGGGCCTTCAGCGGCGCCGGCAAGAAGGGCAAGGCCGGTCTGGTCGAGGAGGCCGCCGGGGGAACGCTGTTTTTGGACGAGATCGGCGAACTGCCGCCCAGCGCCCAGGCCAAGCTGCTGCGCTTCCTGCAGCACGGCGAGTTCTACCCCCTGGGCTCAACGGCCAAGCGCACGGTGCGCACGCGCGTCCTGGCGGCCACCAACCGCGACTTGGAAGACATGGTCGCCCGCGGGACCTTCCGACAGGACCTGTTCTACCGCCTGGCCGTGGTGCGCATCCGCGTGCCGTCCCTGGCCAGCCGCCGCGAGGACATCCTGCCCCTGGCCAAGCTCTTCCTGCATCAGTACGGCGAGAAGTTCGGCAAGAAATTCACGGCTCTGACGGACTCCGCCCGCCAGGCCCTGCTGCACCACGACTGGACCGGCAACGTGCGCGAACTGCGCAACATCATGGAACGCGCCGCCCTCATGGCCTGCGGCCCGGAGCTGGACGCCGCGGACCTGGGCCTGCGCGACGGATGCGCGCCCGATGAGGAAGCAACCGGCATGACGCCCCTGACCGGGGCGGGCGTGGACCTGCCGGCCCTGCTGCAGCGACTGGAGCGCGATTACTACGAGCAGGCCCTGGGCCTGGCCGACGGGAACGAGTCCCAGGCCGCCAGGCTCCTGAACGTGTCGCGGGACACGTTCAGGTACAGGCGCGGGAAGCTCGGGCTGTAA
- a CDS encoding ATP-binding protein, with amino-acid sequence MPRVILTVLLSLLLFLAPAPAQARSQNVLLLHSYHPGLSWTDTLNTGIQETFRAEMPQALLWVEYLDTKRNTDTSYLSLQAALLGHKLSESVFNLIVTTDNDALNFVLEYRDSIFRGAPVVFCGVNDFRPEQLRGQTRITGLAENPPFAETMRTALGLHPGTREFVVIGADQSITDLLTDQSLRALEAQFPGIRFTYWNNLPAQELRTRLAQLGPGQIIFVHGVMRNEEGVLVDYRGKNLFLSTYAKVPIYGFWDFEMGTGCVGGRMVEGRAEGERVARLAMRVLNGTDPDSIPVDTQTPSRFIFDYIQLRRFGIAESLLPEGSQILNQPARFYQIDKRYIWTATVGVAVLLAAVAMLVSAIRRRQEAQEVLRRHKEQLEEAVRARTGHLRAANDELEREVGERIRAEGDLRKARARLEIEVERRTSDLLFEVEQRRLAEAQIRDREAKARALINAPTETLLLMDQAGILLDINDTGASRLGTIRESLIGQSLFDILPPERCARLRQAVDAVFAGGEAGSIAEYGQDEDLDLHIYPVFDDAGRVTRVAVFMADVTASRRMARQIMLLDKINSLGRMAAGIAHEIRNPLTGIHAYLYAMEEICAELTEDGPASVLRATIEKIRKAAGKMESVIRRVLDFSKPGTPRLELLDLSAPVQEALGLLAPTLRKAGVDVVTRLDPAPMIRGDRMQLEQAVVNIVDNAARAVRLGDGEKRVEIRIDAAEDHVLLTVGDTGPGIAKADRERVFDPFFTTASDGTGIGLSIVQRIVADHRGVIRVAESPLGGAEFRLEFPLPAPEHP; translated from the coding sequence ATGCCGCGTGTCATCCTCACCGTCCTGCTGTCCCTGCTGCTGTTTCTGGCCCCCGCACCCGCGCAGGCCAGATCGCAGAACGTGCTCCTGCTGCACTCCTACCATCCGGGCCTGTCCTGGACCGACACCCTCAACACCGGCATCCAGGAGACCTTCCGCGCCGAAATGCCCCAGGCCCTGCTGTGGGTCGAGTACCTGGACACCAAACGCAACACCGATACGTCCTACCTGTCCCTGCAGGCCGCCCTGCTGGGGCACAAATTGTCCGAGAGCGTCTTCAACCTCATCGTGACCACGGACAACGACGCCCTGAACTTCGTCCTCGAATACCGCGACAGCATCTTCCGAGGCGCGCCCGTGGTCTTCTGCGGGGTCAACGATTTCCGCCCCGAGCAACTGCGCGGTCAGACCCGCATCACGGGCCTGGCCGAGAACCCGCCCTTCGCCGAAACCATGCGCACGGCCCTGGGCCTGCACCCGGGGACGCGCGAGTTCGTGGTCATCGGCGCGGACCAGTCCATCACCGACCTGCTCACGGACCAGTCCCTGCGCGCCCTGGAGGCGCAGTTCCCCGGCATCCGCTTCACCTACTGGAACAACCTGCCGGCCCAGGAACTGCGCACCCGCCTGGCGCAGCTGGGGCCCGGACAGATCATCTTCGTGCACGGCGTCATGCGCAACGAGGAAGGCGTGCTGGTGGACTACCGCGGCAAGAACCTCTTCCTCTCGACCTACGCCAAGGTGCCCATCTACGGCTTCTGGGACTTCGAGATGGGCACGGGCTGCGTGGGCGGGCGGATGGTCGAGGGCCGGGCCGAGGGCGAACGCGTGGCCAGGCTGGCCATGCGCGTCCTGAACGGGACCGACCCGGACTCCATCCCCGTGGACACGCAGACCCCGTCGCGCTTCATCTTCGACTACATCCAGCTGCGGCGGTTCGGCATCGCCGAATCCCTGCTGCCCGAGGGCAGCCAGATCCTGAACCAACCGGCGCGCTTCTACCAGATCGACAAGCGCTACATCTGGACGGCCACGGTCGGCGTGGCCGTGCTCCTGGCCGCCGTGGCCATGCTCGTCAGCGCCATCCGCCGCCGCCAGGAGGCCCAGGAGGTGCTGCGCCGCCACAAAGAGCAGCTGGAGGAGGCGGTCAGGGCCCGCACCGGGCACCTGCGGGCGGCCAACGACGAACTCGAGCGGGAGGTCGGCGAGCGCATCCGCGCCGAAGGCGACCTGCGCAAGGCACGGGCGCGCCTGGAGATAGAAGTCGAACGCCGCACCAGCGACCTGCTCTTCGAGGTCGAACAGCGCCGCCTGGCCGAGGCCCAGATCCGCGACCGCGAGGCCAAGGCCCGCGCCCTCATCAACGCCCCCACCGAGACCCTGCTGCTCATGGACCAGGCAGGCATCCTCCTCGACATCAACGACACCGGCGCCTCGCGCCTGGGCACCATCCGCGAGTCCCTCATCGGCCAGTCCCTGTTCGACATCCTGCCCCCCGAGCGCTGCGCGCGCCTGCGGCAGGCCGTGGACGCCGTCTTCGCCGGCGGCGAGGCGGGCTCCATCGCGGAATACGGACAGGACGAGGACCTGGACCTGCACATCTACCCCGTCTTCGACGACGCGGGCCGCGTCACGCGCGTGGCCGTGTTCATGGCCGACGTCACGGCCTCGCGCCGCATGGCCCGACAGATCATGCTCCTGGACAAGATCAACTCCCTGGGCCGCATGGCCGCCGGCATCGCCCACGAGATCCGCAACCCCCTGACGGGCATCCACGCCTACCTCTACGCCATGGAGGAGATCTGCGCCGAGCTGACCGAAGACGGACCGGCCAGCGTGCTGCGCGCGACCATCGAAAAGATCCGCAAGGCCGCCGGCAAGATGGAGTCCGTCATCCGCCGCGTGCTCGACTTCTCCAAGCCCGGCACCCCCCGCCTGGAGCTTCTGGATCTGTCGGCCCCCGTGCAGGAGGCCCTGGGCCTGCTGGCCCCGACCCTGCGCAAGGCCGGCGTGGATGTGGTCACGCGCCTCGACCCGGCCCCCATGATCCGCGGCGACCGCATGCAGCTCGAACAGGCCGTGGTCAACATCGTCGACAACGCCGCCCGCGCCGTGCGCCTGGGCGATGGCGAAAAGCGCGTCGAGATCCGCATCGACGCGGCCGAGGACCATGTCCTGCTGACCGTCGGCGACACGGGGCCGGGCATTGCCAAGGCGGACCGGGAGCGCGTCTTCGATCCCTTCTTCACCACGGCCAGCGACGGCACGGGCATCGGCCTGTCCATCGTGCAGCGCATCGTCGCGGACCACCGCGGCGTCATCCGCGTGGCCGAGAGCCCCCTGGGCGGGGCCGAATTCAGGCTGGAATTCCCCCTTCCGGCCCCGGAGCACCCATGA
- the rpsF gene encoding 30S ribosomal protein S6 codes for MTRYEELLLLSPELGTDECREIINNLSAVVEREGGNVLKIDDWGVKDTAYPVRKFNRGRYIRMEMSMPGKAVAELERNVRIADGVFKFITVKLADTPVETTEEA; via the coding sequence ATGACCAGGTACGAGGAACTGCTCCTGCTCAGCCCGGAGCTCGGCACCGATGAGTGCCGCGAGATCATCAACAACCTGAGCGCCGTTGTCGAACGCGAGGGCGGAAACGTCCTGAAGATCGACGACTGGGGCGTCAAGGATACGGCCTACCCGGTGCGCAAGTTCAACCGCGGCCGGTACATCCGCATGGAAATGAGCATGCCCGGCAAGGCTGTGGCCGAACTGGAACGCAACGTGCGTATCGCCGACGGCGTGTTCAAATTCATCACCGTGAAGCTCGCCGACACCCCCGTCGAGACCACCGAGGAGGCCTAA
- the rpsR gene encoding 30S ribosomal protein S18 codes for MSFKKKFAPRRKYCRFCENPEIPLDYKHPEILKDFVTDRGKIIASRITGSCAKHQRAITREVKRARQMALLFYTATHSTDVLKKSRV; via the coding sequence ATGTCTTTCAAGAAGAAGTTCGCACCCCGGAGAAAGTACTGCCGTTTCTGCGAGAACCCCGAGATTCCACTCGATTACAAGCACCCCGAGATCCTGAAGGACTTCGTGACCGATCGCGGCAAGATCATCGCCAGCCGCATCACCGGATCCTGCGCCAAGCACCAGCGGGCCATCACCCGCGAGGTCAAGCGCGCACGTCAGATGGCGCTGTTGTTCTACACGGCCACCCACAGCACGGACGTGCTCAAAAAATCCAGAGTCTAG
- the rplI gene encoding 50S ribosomal protein L9, producing the protein MKVILRADVDNLGRLGDIVAVKPGYGRNYLLPQGLASLATPGNLKVFEQERRKLQAMNDAVKADASALAAKIEAAKVVIEVRTGDGDKLYGSVTSPQIAAILAEQGVDVDRRKIQLDEGIRSLGEYIIEVKLHPEVVAKLTVNVIKHGKAEQVTEAAVETDATEEAAAE; encoded by the coding sequence ATGAAGGTCATTTTGCGAGCAGACGTGGATAATCTGGGCCGCCTCGGCGACATCGTCGCCGTCAAGCCCGGTTACGGCAGAAATTACCTCTTGCCGCAGGGTCTGGCTTCCCTGGCGACTCCCGGCAACCTGAAGGTCTTCGAGCAGGAGCGCCGCAAGCTGCAGGCCATGAACGACGCCGTCAAGGCCGATGCTTCCGCCCTGGCAGCCAAGATCGAGGCCGCCAAGGTGGTCATCGAGGTGCGCACGGGCGACGGCGACAAGCTTTACGGCTCCGTCACCTCCCCCCAGATCGCGGCCATCCTGGCCGAGCAGGGCGTCGACGTGGATCGCCGCAAGATCCAGCTCGACGAGGGCATTCGCTCCCTGGGCGAGTACATCATTGAAGTGAAGCTGCACCCCGAGGTCGTGGCCAAGCTCACCGTGAACGTCATCAAGCACGGCAAGGCCGAGCAGGTGACCGAAGCCGCGGTGGAGACCGATGCAACCGAAGAAGCCGCCGCAGAATAA
- the dnaB gene encoding replicative DNA helicase has protein sequence MQPKKPPQNKFGQRLGTQIQPEEALQKASSDLLRRIPPHNTEAEQAVLGGVFLRNDIFHTLVDVISDEDFYSPVHKTIYQAFQELYRRREPADLVTVAEHLKTRGQLDEVGGTVYLASLAESVASASNAVYHAQIVRDKAVRRRLIQTSSEILTSCFEAGEETESLLDQAEQQIFSIAESKGKPAFTSSKDLVQRVFEQLETRAGQGELVTGVPTSYTDFDHMTAGLQKSDLIILAARPSMGKTALALNMGMRAAIRHDVPVAVFSLEMSMDQLMMRLLGCHGRVDLSRLRSGYLNDEDWSRLYQAADDLSRAPIYIDDTPALSTMEIRARSRRLKAEKGVGLIIVDYLQLMRSSHKSDSREQEISDISRNLKALAKELEVPVIALSQLNRKVEERSDKRPMISDLRESGAIEQDADVIVFIYRDAAYNKAEDNPNKNIAEIIIGKQRNGPVGMLRLAYFGQYTVFENLTEVGLPSEDGGAY, from the coding sequence ATGCAACCGAAGAAGCCGCCGCAGAATAAGTTCGGGCAGCGCCTCGGAACGCAAATCCAACCGGAAGAGGCCTTGCAAAAGGCCTCTTCTGATTTGTTGCGCCGTATACCCCCGCACAACACCGAAGCCGAACAGGCTGTGCTGGGCGGGGTTTTTTTGCGCAACGACATCTTTCACACCCTGGTCGACGTCATTTCCGACGAGGACTTTTACTCGCCGGTGCACAAGACCATCTACCAGGCCTTCCAGGAACTCTACCGCCGCCGTGAGCCGGCCGACCTGGTCACCGTGGCGGAACACCTCAAGACCCGCGGCCAGCTCGACGAGGTCGGCGGCACCGTCTACCTGGCCTCCCTGGCCGAGTCCGTGGCCTCGGCATCCAACGCCGTGTACCACGCTCAGATCGTGCGGGACAAGGCCGTGCGCCGGCGGCTCATCCAGACCTCCTCGGAGATCCTGACCAGCTGCTTCGAGGCCGGCGAGGAGACCGAATCCCTCCTGGACCAGGCCGAGCAGCAGATCTTCTCCATCGCCGAGTCCAAGGGCAAGCCCGCCTTCACGAGCAGCAAGGACCTGGTCCAGCGCGTCTTCGAACAGCTCGAGACGCGGGCCGGGCAGGGCGAGCTGGTGACCGGCGTGCCCACGAGCTACACGGATTTCGACCACATGACCGCGGGCCTGCAGAAGTCGGACCTCATCATCCTGGCGGCCCGCCCGTCCATGGGCAAGACGGCCCTGGCCCTGAACATGGGCATGCGCGCGGCCATCCGCCACGACGTGCCCGTGGCCGTCTTCTCCCTGGAAATGTCCATGGACCAGCTCATGATGCGCCTGCTGGGCTGCCACGGCCGCGTGGACCTGAGCCGCCTGCGCAGCGGCTATCTGAACGACGAGGACTGGAGCCGGCTCTACCAGGCCGCCGACGACCTGTCGCGGGCGCCGATCTACATCGACGACACGCCGGCCCTCTCGACCATGGAGATCCGGGCCCGCAGCCGCCGCCTCAAGGCCGAGAAGGGCGTGGGCCTCATCATCGTCGACTACCTCCAGCTCATGCGCTCCAGCCACAAGAGCGACTCGCGCGAGCAGGAGATCTCGGACATTTCCCGGAACCTGAAGGCCCTGGCCAAGGAGCTGGAAGTCCCGGTCATCGCCCTGTCGCAGCTCAACCGCAAGGTCGAGGAGCGCTCGGACAAGCGTCCCATGATCTCGGACCTGCGCGAGTCCGGCGCCATCGAGCAGGACGCCGACGTCATCGTCTTCATCTACCGCGACGCGGCCTACAACAAGGCCGAGGACAACCCGAACAAGAACATCGCCGAAATCATCATCGGCAAGCAGCGCAACGGCCCCGTCGGCATGCTGCGCCTGGCTTATTTCGGCCAGTACACCGTGTTCGAAAACCTCACGGAAGTGGGACTGCCGTCCGAGGACGGCGGCGCGTACTGA
- a CDS encoding phenylacetate--CoA ligase family protein: MKAYCPEEFFSRSQLDNVQKTRLTTTLERAARSEFYSRRFAEAGIDLTAITSADDIVKLPFTTKDDLRSAYPARMLTRPVTDMIRLHASSGTTGSATVIYYTRNDVDSWADLMARCMHMIGIRAEDTFQNMSGYGLFTGGLGIHYGAERLGCLTIPAGAGNSKRQLKLLEDFKVSAIHIIPSYALHLGTVKEELGYGPDRLNVRVALIGAEPHTEAIRRRIEEVWGLKAYNSYGLSEMNGPGVAFECLEQNGMHIWEDAYLAEIVDPETGERLPDGEIGELVITTLCREGMPLIRYRTKDLTRFLPGDCPCGRTHRRLDRIKGRADDMIILKGVNIYPMQVEQVLMSIPEVGQNYLIVLEREGYLDQMRVKVEVKEEFFVEDMRELKALQSRISSRLRDEILITARIDLVEQNSLPKSEGKAQRVLDLRE, from the coding sequence ATGAAAGCCTATTGTCCTGAAGAGTTTTTCTCGCGCAGCCAGCTCGACAACGTCCAGAAGACGCGCCTGACCACCACCCTCGAACGCGCGGCCCGCTCGGAGTTCTATTCCCGCCGCTTCGCCGAGGCCGGCATCGACCTGACCGCGATCACCTCCGCGGACGACATCGTCAAGCTGCCCTTCACCACCAAGGACGACCTGCGCAGCGCATACCCTGCGCGCATGCTGACCCGTCCCGTGACGGACATGATCCGCCTGCACGCCTCCTCGGGCACCACGGGCTCGGCCACGGTCATCTACTACACGCGAAACGACGTCGATTCCTGGGCCGACCTCATGGCGCGCTGCATGCACATGATCGGCATCCGGGCCGAGGACACCTTTCAGAACATGTCGGGCTACGGCCTCTTCACCGGCGGTCTGGGCATCCACTACGGCGCCGAGCGCCTGGGCTGTCTGACCATCCCGGCCGGAGCCGGCAACTCCAAGCGTCAGCTCAAGCTCCTGGAGGATTTCAAGGTCTCGGCCATCCACATCATCCCGTCCTACGCGCTGCACCTGGGCACGGTGAAGGAGGAGCTCGGCTACGGGCCCGACCGCCTGAACGTGCGTGTGGCCCTCATCGGCGCCGAGCCGCACACCGAGGCCATCCGCCGGCGCATCGAGGAGGTCTGGGGCCTCAAGGCCTACAACTCCTACGGATTGTCCGAGATGAACGGCCCCGGCGTGGCCTTCGAGTGCCTGGAGCAAAACGGCATGCACATCTGGGAGGACGCCTACCTGGCCGAGATCGTCGACCCCGAAACGGGCGAGCGTCTGCCCGACGGCGAGATCGGCGAACTCGTCATCACCACCCTGTGCCGAGAGGGCATGCCGCTCATCCGCTACCGCACCAAGGACCTGACGCGCTTCCTGCCCGGCGACTGCCCCTGCGGCCGCACGCACCGGCGTCTGGACCGCATCAAGGGCCGCGCCGACGACATGATCATCCTCAAGGGCGTGAACATCTACCCCATGCAGGTCGAGCAGGTGCTCATGAGCATCCCGGAAGTGGGGCAGAACTACCTCATCGTGCTGGAGCGCGAAGGGTATCTGGATCAGATGCGGGTCAAGGTGGAGGTCAAGGAGGAGTTCTTCGTTGAGGACATGCGCGAACTGAAGGCGTTGCAGAGCCGCATCAGCTCGAGGCTGCGCGACGAGATCCTCATCACGGCGCGCATCGACCTGGTGGAGCAGAACTCCCTGCCCAAGTCCGAGGGCAAGGCCCAGCGGGTGCTGGATCTGCGGGAATAG